In Gammaproteobacteria bacterium, the genomic window TAGTCCCAGGAACTGACGGACAAAACCTCGCTGCTGATTCAGAAAAGCGGATCATACGAGACGCGGCCGCAACTCCGCTAACCCTCGGTTCCTCTTGCACACCGGTTCCGGGAACCGCCAGCGAGCACATCCCTGTGGGCTCGGCGTCGGCATCCTGCCTCCGACGTTCCCGGAACCGGTGTGCAAGAGGAACCTTTAGCAGGCGGCGCCGGCTAAAGCCCTTCGTTCGTCCCCCTCCTCGTAGGAGCGTTGGAGCAGGACAGCGAGAATCGAGCCAGGGATGGCGTCTCCAACGAGGAGGGGGACGAACGAAGGGCGAGGAAGCACGCGAACGAAGGACTAATGGTCTATTCTTTGCAGAATGTTCTTTCTTGACGTGCTGAGGCAGGCGCTGGAATCGATCGGCGCCAACCTGTTTCGCGCCCTGCTGACGATGCTGGGCATGATCATCGGCGTCGCGGCGGTGGTGACCATGGTTTCGCTGGGTACCGGCGCGCAGCGTGCGGTGGAGGAACAGATGGAGGCGCTGGGGGCCGACATCCTGGCGGTCACCAATTCCCAGCGGCGGTTCTGGGGCGTGTCGCTGGAGAACAGCAGTCTGGGCGTGGACGACGCCTCGGCGCTGCGAAGGGACGCGCGCCATCTTGAGCGAGTGGTGCCCAGGATCACTCAGCGCCTGCAGTTCGAGTTCGGCAACAGCAACACCCGCGTTGAGCTGATCGGATCCACCACCGAGTATCCCGAGCTGCACCGCTACGAAATTGCCGCCGGGAGGATGTTCGTTCCGCAGGAAGAGGAGGCGCGCCTGCGCGTGGCGGTGCTCGGAAGCGAGGTTCCCGGGAAGCTGGAAACCACGGCGAGCGCGCTGCTGGGGCAGAGCGTGCTGTTGGGCGGGGTTCCGTTCACTGTGATCGGCGTCCTGGAGGAAACCGGCTCGGTCGGCATGCAGAATCCCAATGACGATGTGCTTGTGCCGCTGTCCACGGCGCAGTACCGGGTAACCGGCAGTGACCGGCTCGAAAGCATGGACGTGCAGATCCGCTCCGGCTCGGCAGTGGAGCAGGCGCTGGTGGACGTGGAGCGCATTCTGCGCCGCGAGCACCGGATCCGCCCTGGCGAGGACAACGATTTCGGGATCCTGGACCGCAAGCAGTTTCTGGAGGTTCGCGAGGAAACCACCCGTATCTTCGCCCTGCTGCTTCCGGCAATCGCGGGGGTCAGCCTGGTGGTGGGCGGAATCGGCATCATGAACATCATGCTCGTGACGGTGGCAGAACGCACCCGCGAAATCGGCGTGCGCCGGGCGATAGGCGCGACCCGCGGCGCGATCATGTCGCAGATCCTGGTCGAATCCTCGCTGCTGTGCCTGCTCGGCGGCTTGCTGGGCGTGGCCGCCGGCTGGGGAGCCTCGAAACTGCTGGCGGAGTTCTTCAACTGGCAGACCGTGGTGGCGGCGGAATCGATCGGGGTCGGACTGGGCTGCAGCCTGCTGATCGGCATCGTCTTCGGCCTGTGGCCCGCCCGCCGCGCCTCAACGCTGGACCCCATCGAAGCCCTGCGCCACGAATAATCGGACAGCCGCTGCGGAAGCCTTTTTCCTGCCCGTCCCGTCAGGGAGCGTTGGAGCAGGGACAGCGAGAATCGAGCCAGGATGGCGTCTCCCGGACGGGACGGGCAGGAAAAAGGCGAGGGCCGCACGAACGTAACTTGACTCGCCCTTTGCGGGCCTCGTCAGGACGCGCCGGCAACCTCTGGATTGGGGATTCGCGGCATCCAGAGCAGGGTGGCCAGTCCCAGCACCGCCGCCACCCCGCCCCAGTACACGGTGGCCGTGGTCAAACCGATCGACTGGGCCCAACCTCCGAGCGCCGCGCTGCCCAGCGCCACGCCGCCGAAAGCAACGACGCTCCACAAGCTCATGACGCGCCCCCGGTATTTTTCCTCGACCACCGCCTGGGTGAGCGTTTGCGATCCCACGCCGCAAATGGTCAGGGCGCATCCGAAGAACGGCAGTTGCAGCATGGCGAGCCAGAAATTGCCGGTAAAGCCGAAGGCAACGATCAGCAGGCCGGCCAGCGCCACGCAAATGGCGGCCGATGTGCGAAGCTGCTTCAGGTCCTTGTTCCGGGCCACCCAGAAGCCACCCGCTACCGCCCCCACGCCGAAAGAGGAAATCAGCAGTGACATTCCGTCGCTGCCCCGTTGAAAGACTTCGTCGGCGTACGGCGCCATGAGCTCGAACAGCGCCCGTCCGAAGGTGGCGCCAATCAACACGAGAACAAGGTAGTAGCGGATTGCGGGATGGCGCAGGGTGTAACTGACGCCGTCGCGCAGCAGGCGGGCCAGTCCGATCTGCCGTTCCAGTTCGCGCGCCACCGGCTGCAGCTTCAGGTCCCAGAGCACCCATGCCATGCCGAGAAAGGTGGCGGTGCTGATCGCGAACGCCGGCGCCAGACCGAAAAACTTGATGATGTAGCCGCCGAGCACCGGGCCGATGACGCGCGCGACGTTGAAACTCACCGCGCCCAGTCCCACGGCGCTGGCGAGTTGCATGGACGGCACCAGGTTGGCCATCAGGGCTAGGCGCATGGGCGTATAGCCGCCGCTGAACACGCCGAAGGACAGCGCGAGCAGGAACAGCGCGGCCGGCGTCATGAGGCCGAGGGCCGACAGGGCGAACAGGCCGGCAGTGACGCCGATGTTGAGCACGTTGAAGGTCTGCGCCGCCCTGCGCCGGTCCCAGCGGTCGGCGTATGCGCCGAATACCGGTCCCAGCACGGCCACCGGGAAATACGCCGCAAACGCCACCGCCGCGACGAAAAACTCCGACTCGGTCAGCTGCCAGGCCTGCCATCCCAGCGACAGCCGCAGGATCCACAGGCCATGCGTGGTGATGGTGCTGCCGATCAGGAAACGGCGATAGGCGGGCGTTGATAATGCGGAGCTGGACATGCCGGGGGGCCGATTACCTGGCGGAGTTCGCGGCGTGAAGTGGGCCGCGATGGATAGCCGCCGGGCCAAATGGGCGAGCGAGTGAGTATGATGCGCGCAGCGTGAATTGTCCACGCCGAACCAAGCCCATGAGCCCACCCGCCAAAATTTCGCTGGAGTTCTTTCCGCCACGCACGGACGAACTGACCGCAATGCTGGAAGCCTCGCTGAAGCGCCTGTTGCCGTACGGTCCGCTGTACTGCACGGTTTCCTATGGCGCGGGCGGTTCGACGCGGGCAGGTACGGCGCGCTGGGTGCGGCGGATCCGCCAGGACTTCGGCATCGATTGCGCACCCCATCTAACCCACGTCTCGCACACCCGCGACGAGGTGCGGGAGATCGTGCGGGGCTACGTCGCGCAGGGCGTGCGGAGGATGATCGCGTTGCGCGGAGACATCCCTGCGGACGGTATTCCGGACGAAGTGCGCAAACGTGGCTATTCCTCGACGGTGGAGTTGATCGCCGACCTGAGGGCCGAGGGGATTAACGAGGTCATGGTAGGCACGCACCCAGAGCACGGCGGTGGCGACAGCGCCAGTTTGCGCCGGCACCTGGAGTTCGTGAAGCAGAAGCTCGACGCCGGCGCCACGCTGGCCATCACCCAGTTCTTCCTCGATAACCACAGGTACTATCGGCTGCGCGATGTTTTCGCGGGAGCGGGCATGGAGCACCTGCTGGCGCCCGGCATCATGCCCCTGCATAACTACAGGCAAGTGTTTTCGTTTGCCGGCAAGACCCACGTGGAGGTTCCGGCCGCGCTGCGCGAGCGTTTTCAACAGGCCGGGGAGGATCCCGACGCGGTCAGGCAAATCGCCGAGGGTTTCTCGCTGGACCAGGTTCGGGACCTTGCGGAGAATGGCGTGGAGCGTTTTCACATCTACACGATGAATCGGGCGCCGTTGACCGCGGCCATCTGCGAGGCGCTGGGATCGAGCGCCCCGGGTCCGCAGTCGTGAACAGTCCGTCGGCCCGGGCCGAGGCCCTGGGCGAACTGATCCGCACCCGAATCGTTTTCATCGACGGTGCGATGGGCACGCTTGCCCAGACCCTGGATCTTTCTGAGGAGCAATACCGGGGTCGGGAGTTTGCCGACTGGCCCCAGGTGCTGAAGGGCAACCACGACCTGCTGTGCCTGACCCAGCCGCATTTCGTGCGTGAGATCCACGACTCTTATCTCGAGGCCGGGGCCGACATCCTGACCACCAACAGCTTTACCGCCAATGCGCCATCGCAGGCGGACTACGGCCTTGAGGACCGGGTAGCCGACATCAACCGCGCATCGGCGAAGATCGCCCGCGAGGCCGCGGACGCGGCCCAGCAGCGCGACGGGCGGCCCTATTTCGTGGCCGGCAGCCTGGGGCCCACCAACCGGACCGCATCGCTGTCGCCGCGCGTGGAGGACCCCGGCTACCGGGCCACCGATTTCGACCAGCTCGCGGCCACCTATGAGATCGCCACCCGGGCGCTGATGGAAGGCGGCGCCGACCTGCTGCTGATCGAGACCATTTTCGATACCCTCAACGCCAAGGCGGCGTTGTACGCTATCGCGCGCGCCGGCGACAGTCTGGGGCGCACCTTGCCCGTAATCGTTTCCGGCACGATTACCGACGCTTCGGGCCGGACGCTGTCGGGCCAGACCGTGGAAGCCTTCTACAACTCCATCCGGCATGCGCCCATGACCGCCATCGGCCTGAACTGCTCGCTGGGCGCGACCGAGCTGCATCCGCACATGCGCGAACTGTCGCGGGTCGCCGAATTGCCCGTGAGCGTCCACCCCAACGCCGGTTTGCCCAACGAACTGGGCGAATACACCGAGTCGCCGGAGGAGATGGCGGCCACGCTGGAAGCGATGGCGAGGGAGGGGCTGCTGAATCTGGCCGGCGGCTGCTGCGGCACGACGCCGGAGCACATCCGGGCGATGCGCGAGGCGCTGGCCGGTATCGGCCCGCGCACCCCGCCCGCGCCGCCGCCGATCACCAGGCTGGCCGGGCTGCAGCCGCTGAACATCGACGACAGCACCGGCTTCGTTCACGTGGGGGAGCGCACCAACGTTACCGGTTCGGCGATCTTCCGGCGGCTCATCGAGGCGGACGACTACTCCGCCGCGGTGGAGGTGGCGCGCCAGCAGGTCGAGGCCGGCGCCAACCTGCTGGACGTGAACATGGACGAAGGGCTGCTCGATTCCGAGGCCGCGATGCGCCGCTACGTCAACCTGCTGGCTGCCGAGCCCGACATCTCGCGGGCGCCCGTCATGATCGACTCGTCGCGTTTCGAGGTGCTGGTTGCCGGCCTGAAATGCCTGCAGGGCAAGGGCGTGGCCAATTCCATCAGTCTCAAGAACGGCGAGGAGGAATTCCTTGAGCAGGCGCGCGAGATCCGGCGCCTGGGCGCGGCCGTGATCGTCATGGCTTTCGACGAGCAGGGCCAGGCCGAGAGCGTCGATGAGCGGGTCGCGATCGCCGAGCGCAGTTTCCGGCTGCTCGTGGAAGAGGCTGGTTTTCCGCCGGAAGACATCATCTTCGACCTGAACATTTTCGCCGTCGCCACGGGTATCGAGGAGCACGACGACTACGGCCGCGCTTTCATCGAGGCCACCGGCCGGGTGCGCGAGCGGCTGCCCGGCGTGCATGCCAGCGGCGGGGTCAGCAACCTGTCGTTCTCGTTCCGCGGCAACAATGCGGTGCGCGAGGCGATGCACTCGGTGTTCCTGTATCACGCCATCGCCGGGGGCATGGACTTCGGGATCGTCAACGCCGGCCAGCTGGGCGTGTACGAGGACATCCCCAAGCGGCTGCGCGACACGGTGGAGGACGTGATCCTCAATCGCAACCCGGGCGCGGGCGAGCGGCTGCTGCAACTGGCGCAGGAATACCAGGGGCGGGGAGCGCGGCAGGACCGCGACGAACAGGAGTGGCGCGCTCTGCCGCTGGCGGAGCGATTGAGCCATGCGCTGGTGCACGGGCTGGACGCCCACGTGGTGGAGGACACCGAGGCCGCCCGGCAGGGCAGCGAACGGGCGCTGGACGTGATCGAGGGCCCGCTGATGGACGGCATGAACATCGTGGGCGACCTGTTCGCCACCGGCAGGATGTTCCTGCCGCAGGTGGTCAAGTCGGCCCGGGTCATGAAGAAGGCCGTGGCCCATCTCATCCCCTTTATCGAACAGGAGGGCAGCGGCGTGTCCAGCCGCGGGCGCCTGGTGGTCGCGACGGTCAAGGGCGACGTGCACGACATCGGGAAGAACATCGTGGGCGTGGTGCTGCAGTGCAACGGCTATGAGGTCATCGACCTCGGCGTAATGACGCCCTGCGAGGAGATCCTGGACACCGCCGTCAGGGAAAAGGCCGACTACGTCGGTCTGTCCGGCCTGATCACGCCTTCGCTCAACGAGATGGTGCACGTGGCCGGCGAGATGCAGCGTCGCGGCATGGACCTGCCGTTATTGATCGGCGGCGCCACCACCTCGCCGCGGCATACGGCGCTGAAGATCGATCCGGCCTACGAGGGCGGCGTGGTGTATGTGAAGGACGCGTCCCGGGCGGTGGGGGTGCTGAGTGAACTGAGCGGCGCCGGGCGCGACGCGTACCTGCGCGGCGTCGCCCGCGACCTGAAACGCCGCCGGGAGCAGCCGGCCGGCAAGCGCCGGCGCGAGGACCTGCTCAGCCTTGAGGAGACGCGGGGCAATCGGCTCGAGATCGACTGGGGCGCGGAACCTCCGGTCGAGCCCGCGCGCACCGGCGTTGTCGAACCGCAGTCGCCGACGCTGGAGGACCTATACGGCTACATCGACTGGCAGCCCTATTTCGCAGCCTGGGAGATGCACGGGAAATTCCCCCAGCTTCTGGATGATCCGAAGAAGGGCAAGGCCGCGAGCGAACTCTGGGACGACCTGCACCGCTCGCTGATCGAACCCATCAGGGCCGGGGAGATCGAATTCCCGTCGGCGGGCGTTGCCGGAATTTTCCCGGCCGCTTCCCACGGAGACGACATCGTGTTGTTCGAGGACGAATCACGGGCAACGGAACTGGGGCGCATTCACGGCCTGCGCGAGCAGCGGCGAATGCCGCCGGGCAGGGCCAATACCGCGCTGGCCGACTTCGTCGCCCCGCCCACTGCGGGCGGCGACTGGGTCGGGATGTTCGCGGTCACCGCCGGGGGCAATCTGGACGAGACCATAGCGAAGCTGGCCCGCGGCAGGGATGTGGCCGACGACTACGGCGCCATCCAGCTCAAGGCGCTGGCCGACCGGGCAGCCGAAGCGTTCGCGGAGTATCTGCACGAGAAGGTGCGCAGGGAGTTGTGGGGATACGCGAGCGACGAGTCGTTCAGCAACGAGGACCTGATTGCCGAACGCTACCGGGGCATTCGTCCCGCGCCGGGTTACCCGGGTTGTCCGGACCACAGCGAGAAGGAACTGATCTGGCGCCTGCTGGACGTCGAGCGGCGCATCGGCGCGCGCCTGACCGAGTCGTACGCGATGTGGCCGGCCGCCACGGTGTCGGGCTACTACTTCGCCCATCCCCGGTCCCGCTACCCGAATATCGGACTGATCGGAGACGATCAGCTCGCCGACTACGCCCGGCGGAAGAAGATCACGCTTGACGAAGCGCGCCTCTGGCTGGCGCCCAATCTCGCCGACTAAATCCGGGCTGAGGTTACGCGCTCATGGCCCGCCAGGTCGCGATGCGTGACCGGCGGTCCAAGTCCGGCGTGGCGCATCAGTGAGCGGACCGGCGCGCCCTGGTCCGCGCCGTGCTCAACCACCAGCATTCCTCCGCGGTTGAGGTGCGGCGGCGCGCCGGAAATGACCAGGCGCAGTTCCCGCAGGCCGTCCGGACCGCCATCCAGCGCCGCACGCGGTTCAAAGCACAGCGGCGGGTCGCCGCACAGGGCCGACTCCACGTACGGCGGATTGCAGGCGATGGCGTCGAAGCGCCGGCCCTCCAGCGGACCGTACCACGGGCCCTGAACGAAGCGCACCCGGCCCGGCGCCAGCCCGGCGGCGTTACGCTGCGCGACGGCAAGCGCAAGGCGGGAACTGTCGGTGGCGACGAATTGCGATTCAGGCAGGGTCCGGGCCAGTACGACAGCAACCGCGCCGCACCCCGTCCCCAGTTCCAGTATTCGTGGAATCCCGTCGGCCGAACTGACCCCGTCGCGGATGACGTCCACCAGCAACTCGGTCTCCGGCCGAGGCACCAGCACGTCGCGGCTGATCTCGAATTCCAGCGAATAAAACTCCCGGCGACCGATGATCTGCGCCAAGGGCCTTCCGGCGCCGCGTTCGGCCAGCAGTGCTTCGAATTGCTGCACGGCCCCGCTTTGCGACTCTTCCGCCGTGCGCGCGTAAAGCGCGGTGCGGTCCACGCCCAGCGCATGCGCCAGCAGCAACTCGCAATCCAGCCGCGCACTGTCGCTGACGCTCTTAAGCCGCCTTGTCCCCTCCCTCAACAGGGAACCCAGACTTCGCACCGCCGCCATCGCCCTATTGTCCCCGACCTGTTGCCGTGACGCGTCACGAGTATTGTGTTCTCGGCGCTTCCCGCCATAATGCGCCTTCAGGATTCAGCACCATGAGCAAGAAGCAGGGCAATTCCACTCGCTGCGTACACGCGGGCGACACCCACGACGCCGCAACCGGCGGGGTCATGCCTGCGATCCATCAGAGCAGCACCTTCGCCTACCCGGCCGTGCGGGAGCGGCCGGAACACATCTACACTCGCCTGTCGAATCCGACCCGCAACGCCTTCGAGCGGGCCCTGAACGAGCTGGAAGGGGGAGCGGGAACCCTCGCCTTCTCGTCCGGCCAGGCAGCCAGCAACGCGGTGCTGGAACTGCTCGAGCCCGGCGATCACATCATCGGCCCCGCCAACGTGTACGGCGGCAGCTTCAACCTGCTGCGGGTGGCGGGCGAGGCCCGCTTCGAGGTCAGCTACGTTCACCAGGACGAGGGCCCTGGCGCCGTGCAGGCCGCCTGGCGCAAGAACACGCGGCTGGTGTGGATGGAAACGCCGTCAAACCCGCTGATGCGCATTACCGACCTCAAGGCCATATCGGCACTGTGTGCGGAGCAGGGCGCCCTGAGCTGCGTGGACAGCACGCTCGCTACGCCTCTGGCGACGCAGCCGCTGTCATTGGGCTGCGATATTTCGATGCACTCCATTACCAAGTACGTTGCCGGGCATTCGGACGTGCTGGGCGGCACCCTGAGTATTGCCGGCGGGGAGCTGGCGGAGCGCCTCAAGCGGGTGCGCACCCGCACGGGCGGCGTGCTGGCGCCGCTGGATTCGTACCTGGCCTTACGCGGGCTGAAGACGATGGAACTGCGGGTGCGCCGCCAGTTCGAGAACGCCGGGCGCATAGCGAGGGACCTGCGCCAGCATGAAAAGGTGGCGCAGGTTCACTACCCCGGCCTTGAAGACCATCCCCAGCATGACGTCGCGAAGAGGCAGATGGACGGCTTCGGGGCGGTGGTGTCGCTGCATCTTCATGGCGACGAAACCGCGGCCGAGCGGCTGCTGAACGCCCTGGAACTGTTCACGGTCGCGGAGAGCCTGGGCGGCGTGGAAAGCCTTGCCGGCTTTCCGCCGCTGATGAGTCACTCGGCGATGACGCCCGAGGCCCGCGAGACCGCCGAGATCACCGGCAACCTGGTGCGGCTGTCCTGCGGCATCGAAGACGCCGACGACCTCATCGCCGACCTGCACCAGGCACTGGCGCAGGTATAGACCCCGTTACATTGAGTAGCTGAAGCGCACTCCCGCCTGGCGCTTGTCCGGCGCGAAGATCACGGTCGCCAAGTTGCCCAGGGCGAAGAAGTCGCCGGAGGACTGCGCCGTGCGCACCGTGTCGTCGCCGGTTACGTTATCGACGTAGGCGAACACGCTCCAGCGCTCGGCCTGCAGGCCGATGCGCGCATCGACGTTGACCCAGGAGTCGAACACGTTGCGACGTCCTACCGCGATGCCGCGCTCGCTCTGGTATTGCATGAGCAGGTCGAGCTGCAGGTTCATGCCGTTGCCGACGGGGCGGGTATAGCTGGCCGAGACGTTGAAGTTGTGACGCGGCACGCGCTCCATCTCCCTGCCGGATTGATCCACCGAACAGAGGAAGAACCCGGCGGGTGTTTGCTGCAGCGTGCAATCGCCTACCAGCCCGATCGTAAGGTTGCTATTGGTGAGGCTCACATAGTCGGTGTACTCGCTGTCCAGCCACGTATATCCGCCGCGAATCAGCAGCTCTTCCGTGAGTGCAAGCGCGCCCTCGACTTCAAAGCCCCTGATTTCCGCGGCGCCCGCATTGCCCACCACCAGGTCGAAGCCGGTGGCCGCGGTTACGCTGGGCTCAAGGCTGACCGTCTGTTTGCCCTCGTAATCCATGAAGAACGCCGCGGCGTTGAACGTCACGCGGCCATCGGCCAGCGTGCTCTTGAATCCGGCTTCGTAGCTCCACAATTCCTCCGGCGCGAAGCGCGCGGTAAGGGGGTTCGGACTCGCGATCGTGGACACGCCGCCGGGCTTGACGCCCTTGGCGATGGAAGCGTAGGTGAGTATGTTCTCGGAGTACTGGTACTCCAGCGTGAACCGAGGCGTGAAGAAACTGTCCTCGGAACCCCGCTGGACGGTCGGATTGTTGTTTACGGGGATCGGTCCGGCAAACGCGGCGCCGATCATGCCGTTCCCGCCCACGGTCCAGTAGGTGTCCGTGGACTCATCCGAGTAGCGGGCTTCCACCGAGCCGGTCAGCCTGTCGTTGAAGTCGTATTCGAGGATTCCGTACACCGACCAGTGATCGGTATCGCGCCCCTCGTCGCGCTTCGTGATGGGGCTTTGCGCGGCCACGTTCTGGCCCGCGGAAATGAACGGAACGAACATCAGCACGATCAGGTTTCCGTTCTTCTGCCGCACTTCCTCGTTCCAGTACAGTCCGCCCACGGCCCAGCGGAACCCGTCGGATTCCAGGTCGCCGAGCCTGAGCTCGAGGTTGGTCTGGTCAAT contains:
- a CDS encoding PLP-dependent transferase, with protein sequence MSKKQGNSTRCVHAGDTHDAATGGVMPAIHQSSTFAYPAVRERPEHIYTRLSNPTRNAFERALNELEGGAGTLAFSSGQAASNAVLELLEPGDHIIGPANVYGGSFNLLRVAGEARFEVSYVHQDEGPGAVQAAWRKNTRLVWMETPSNPLMRITDLKAISALCAEQGALSCVDSTLATPLATQPLSLGCDISMHSITKYVAGHSDVLGGTLSIAGGELAERLKRVRTRTGGVLAPLDSYLALRGLKTMELRVRRQFENAGRIARDLRQHEKVAQVHYPGLEDHPQHDVAKRQMDGFGAVVSLHLHGDETAAERLLNALELFTVAESLGGVESLAGFPPLMSHSAMTPEARETAEITGNLVRLSCGIEDADDLIADLHQALAQV
- the metH gene encoding methionine synthase: MNSPSARAEALGELIRTRIVFIDGAMGTLAQTLDLSEEQYRGREFADWPQVLKGNHDLLCLTQPHFVREIHDSYLEAGADILTTNSFTANAPSQADYGLEDRVADINRASAKIAREAADAAQQRDGRPYFVAGSLGPTNRTASLSPRVEDPGYRATDFDQLAATYEIATRALMEGGADLLLIETIFDTLNAKAALYAIARAGDSLGRTLPVIVSGTITDASGRTLSGQTVEAFYNSIRHAPMTAIGLNCSLGATELHPHMRELSRVAELPVSVHPNAGLPNELGEYTESPEEMAATLEAMAREGLLNLAGGCCGTTPEHIRAMREALAGIGPRTPPAPPPITRLAGLQPLNIDDSTGFVHVGERTNVTGSAIFRRLIEADDYSAAVEVARQQVEAGANLLDVNMDEGLLDSEAAMRRYVNLLAAEPDISRAPVMIDSSRFEVLVAGLKCLQGKGVANSISLKNGEEEFLEQAREIRRLGAAVIVMAFDEQGQAESVDERVAIAERSFRLLVEEAGFPPEDIIFDLNIFAVATGIEEHDDYGRAFIEATGRVRERLPGVHASGGVSNLSFSFRGNNAVREAMHSVFLYHAIAGGMDFGIVNAGQLGVYEDIPKRLRDTVEDVILNRNPGAGERLLQLAQEYQGRGARQDRDEQEWRALPLAERLSHALVHGLDAHVVEDTEAARQGSERALDVIEGPLMDGMNIVGDLFATGRMFLPQVVKSARVMKKAVAHLIPFIEQEGSGVSSRGRLVVATVKGDVHDIGKNIVGVVLQCNGYEVIDLGVMTPCEEILDTAVREKADYVGLSGLITPSLNEMVHVAGEMQRRGMDLPLLIGGATTSPRHTALKIDPAYEGGVVYVKDASRAVGVLSELSGAGRDAYLRGVARDLKRRREQPAGKRRREDLLSLEETRGNRLEIDWGAEPPVEPARTGVVEPQSPTLEDLYGYIDWQPYFAAWEMHGKFPQLLDDPKKGKAASELWDDLHRSLIEPIRAGEIEFPSAGVAGIFPAASHGDDIVLFEDESRATELGRIHGLREQRRMPPGRANTALADFVAPPTAGGDWVGMFAVTAGGNLDETIAKLARGRDVADDYGAIQLKALADRAAEAFAEYLHEKVRRELWGYASDESFSNEDLIAERYRGIRPAPGYPGCPDHSEKELIWRLLDVERRIGARLTESYAMWPAATVSGYYFAHPRSRYPNIGLIGDDQLADYARRKKITLDEARLWLAPNLAD
- a CDS encoding FtsX-like permease family protein, giving the protein MFFLDVLRQALESIGANLFRALLTMLGMIIGVAAVVTMVSLGTGAQRAVEEQMEALGADILAVTNSQRRFWGVSLENSSLGVDDASALRRDARHLERVVPRITQRLQFEFGNSNTRVELIGSTTEYPELHRYEIAAGRMFVPQEEEARLRVAVLGSEVPGKLETTASALLGQSVLLGGVPFTVIGVLEETGSVGMQNPNDDVLVPLSTAQYRVTGSDRLESMDVQIRSGSAVEQALVDVERILRREHRIRPGEDNDFGILDRKQFLEVREETTRIFALLLPAIAGVSLVVGGIGIMNIMLVTVAERTREIGVRRAIGATRGAIMSQILVESSLLCLLGGLLGVAAGWGASKLLAEFFNWQTVVAAESIGVGLGCSLLIGIVFGLWPARRASTLDPIEALRHE
- a CDS encoding MFS transporter: MSSSALSTPAYRRFLIGSTITTHGLWILRLSLGWQAWQLTESEFFVAAVAFAAYFPVAVLGPVFGAYADRWDRRRAAQTFNVLNIGVTAGLFALSALGLMTPAALFLLALSFGVFSGGYTPMRLALMANLVPSMQLASAVGLGAVSFNVARVIGPVLGGYIIKFFGLAPAFAISTATFLGMAWVLWDLKLQPVARELERQIGLARLLRDGVSYTLRHPAIRYYLVLVLIGATFGRALFELMAPYADEVFQRGSDGMSLLISSFGVGAVAGGFWVARNKDLKQLRTSAAICVALAGLLIVAFGFTGNFWLAMLQLPFFGCALTICGVGSQTLTQAVVEEKYRGRVMSLWSVVAFGGVALGSAALGGWAQSIGLTTATVYWGGVAAVLGLATLLWMPRIPNPEVAGAS
- a CDS encoding methylenetetrahydrofolate reductase [NAD(P)H], with the translated sequence MSPPAKISLEFFPPRTDELTAMLEASLKRLLPYGPLYCTVSYGAGGSTRAGTARWVRRIRQDFGIDCAPHLTHVSHTRDEVREIVRGYVAQGVRRMIALRGDIPADGIPDEVRKRGYSSTVELIADLRAEGINEVMVGTHPEHGGGDSASLRRHLEFVKQKLDAGATLAITQFFLDNHRYYRLRDVFAGAGMEHLLAPGIMPLHNYRQVFSFAGKTHVEVPAALRERFQQAGEDPDAVRQIAEGFSLDQVRDLAENGVERFHIYTMNRAPLTAAICEALGSSAPGPQS
- a CDS encoding TonB-dependent receptor is translated as MTLSRFTRPAIALAALSLLATSLPAQEIEEIVVTARKRTESVQDIPLSISVFDEEAIAAAGIRDIDDIARLTPGLVFDKGWIPQDTRPHIRGLPTDRGRAPVGILVDGIDISSESMLTSGGGMLMNLKVMDIERIEVVKGPQSALYGRVAFGGAVNYVSRAPSDEMEASFSADVGDYGQMEARVGVSFPVSETLGLRINAVTAQHDGYYENEVSGEGIGGSDSTGVSAAAAFRPSDTFKLDLRVAYSSDEYEIRPQMQLASKTGHADPVYLPEHVVGLLAPGAFGPAPYPANVFAPPPGAITLLDRITASLNPYTGEDYEGSTFDSLLLHARAEWDFGGAKLNAWLGSTSAETTQNMDVDYYGEPWGPVFLPSPGVNEPLPAQFLFDLDADIDQTNLELRLGDLESDGFRWAVGGLYWNEEVRQKNGNLIVLMFVPFISAGQNVAAQSPITKRDEGRDTDHWSVYGILEYDFNDRLTGSVEARYSDESTDTYWTVGGNGMIGAAFAGPIPVNNNPTVQRGSEDSFFTPRFTLEYQYSENILTYASIAKGVKPGGVSTIASPNPLTARFAPEELWSYEAGFKSTLADGRVTFNAAAFFMDYEGKQTVSLEPSVTAATGFDLVVGNAGAAEIRGFEVEGALALTEELLIRGGYTWLDSEYTDYVSLTNSNLTIGLVGDCTLQQTPAGFFLCSVDQSGREMERVPRHNFNVSASYTRPVGNGMNLQLDLLMQYQSERGIAVGRRNVFDSWVNVDARIGLQAERWSVFAYVDNVTGDDTVRTAQSSGDFFALGNLATVIFAPDKRQAGVRFSYSM
- the prmC gene encoding peptide chain release factor N(5)-glutamine methyltransferase, with protein sequence MAAVRSLGSLLREGTRRLKSVSDSARLDCELLLAHALGVDRTALYARTAEESQSGAVQQFEALLAERGAGRPLAQIIGRREFYSLEFEISRDVLVPRPETELLVDVIRDGVSSADGIPRILELGTGCGAVAVVLARTLPESQFVATDSSRLALAVAQRNAAGLAPGRVRFVQGPWYGPLEGRRFDAIACNPPYVESALCGDPPLCFEPRAALDGGPDGLRELRLVISGAPPHLNRGGMLVVEHGADQGAPVRSLMRHAGLGPPVTHRDLAGHERVTSARI